Proteins encoded together in one Acidobacteriota bacterium window:
- a CDS encoding A/G-specific adenine glycosylase has translation MMAKPTTPPSRLQASRLPGPALRQKFRRRLLHWYDRNGRDLPWRQTDDPYHILVSEVMLQQTQVDRVLPKFAEWLEKYPSFGALAATPEDEVVKTWYPLGYNIRPRRLHAIACEAVANYGGELPSDSATLLSFKGIGPYTAGAVRSFAFKQRAAILDTNVARVLFRIFVGRGDFTTHRVKKHLWLLADITMPYKRVFDFNQGMMDFGAMVCTARKPKCGMCTMSSICRSYPFRPTRAVRVRE, from the coding sequence ATGATGGCCAAACCAACCACGCCCCCGTCGCGCCTCCAGGCCTCCCGGTTGCCCGGCCCCGCCCTGAGGCAGAAGTTCAGGCGCAGACTGCTGCACTGGTACGACCGTAACGGCCGCGACCTGCCGTGGCGGCAGACCGATGATCCGTACCACATACTGGTATCGGAGGTGATGCTCCAGCAGACGCAGGTCGATCGCGTGCTGCCGAAGTTCGCGGAGTGGCTCGAGAAGTACCCGTCGTTTGGCGCCCTGGCTGCGACCCCTGAGGACGAGGTGGTCAAGACGTGGTACCCGTTGGGTTACAACATCAGGCCCCGCCGTCTGCACGCGATCGCGTGTGAGGCGGTCGCGAACTACGGCGGTGAGCTGCCGTCGGACTCGGCGACGCTGCTGTCGTTCAAGGGCATTGGTCCGTATACGGCCGGAGCCGTGCGGAGCTTCGCATTCAAACAGCGGGCTGCGATTCTCGATACCAATGTCGCACGGGTCCTGTTCCGGATCTTTGTGGGCCGCGGCGACTTCACAACACACCGGGTAAAGAAACATCTTTGGCTGCTCGCTGACATCACGATGCCGTACAAGCGCGTCTTTGATTTCAACCAGGGCATGATGGATTTTGGCGCGATGGTGTGCACTGCACGCAAGCCGAAGTGTGGAATGTGCACGATGTCGTCGATCTGCCGCTCGTACCCCTTCCGCCCGACCCGGGCAGTGCGCGTGCGAGAATGA
- a CDS encoding (deoxy)nucleoside triphosphate pyrophosphohydrolase, whose protein sequence is MRPRDRRHVVVTAAVIERDGAFLMARRLDGTHLAGHWEFPGGKRQPGETLEACLIREIKEELDAEIDVGVEILATTHEYPERVVELRFFRCELKSDPRPVLGQALRWVPRADLCSFPLPPADNELVRRLIAREI, encoded by the coding sequence ATGAGACCACGCGATCGGCGACACGTCGTCGTGACGGCTGCAGTTATCGAGCGGGACGGGGCGTTCCTGATGGCGCGCCGGCTCGACGGCACCCATCTGGCCGGGCACTGGGAGTTCCCTGGCGGCAAGCGCCAGCCGGGCGAGACACTCGAGGCCTGCCTGATCAGGGAGATCAAGGAAGAACTCGACGCTGAGATCGACGTGGGTGTCGAAATCCTCGCCACTACTCACGAGTATCCCGAGCGCGTCGTCGAACTGCGTTTCTTCCGGTGCGAGTTGAAGAGCGACCCGCGGCCGGTCCTCGGCCAGGCGCTGCGCTGGGTGCCGCGCGCGGATCTTTGCAGTTTCCCGCTTCCCCCTGCCGACAACGAACTGGTGCGTAGACTGATCGCCCGGGAGATCTGA
- a CDS encoding sigma-70 family RNA polymerase sigma factor, whose product MASVLAQNVKDAELVRRMRGRDESALDELDTIYRSRIKQLALRYVKTPEDAEEIAQDVLMKVYRRVDAFRGDAALSSWIYRITFNAAMSRLRSRRSASHFEVPEHALMADVEERGGHARHETPDWSRMADEALLRGQMRRKLARALPELPSIYRVPVILRDIQGLSTEEASARLGIKEQTLKSRLHRGRAFLRARLTEFRGGLEMHRAIRAGVAAA is encoded by the coding sequence ATGGCAAGTGTTCTTGCTCAAAACGTCAAGGATGCGGAGCTGGTCAGGCGCATGCGTGGGCGCGACGAATCGGCGCTCGATGAGCTCGACACCATTTACCGGTCGCGGATCAAGCAGCTGGCCCTGCGCTACGTCAAGACCCCGGAAGATGCCGAGGAGATCGCGCAAGACGTGCTGATGAAAGTGTACCGGCGCGTTGATGCGTTTCGCGGGGATGCCGCGTTGTCGTCGTGGATCTACCGCATCACGTTCAACGCCGCGATGTCGAGACTCCGCTCCCGGCGAAGCGCGTCACATTTCGAAGTGCCTGAACACGCTCTGATGGCCGATGTCGAAGAGCGCGGCGGCCACGCTCGTCACGAAACCCCGGATTGGTCGCGGATGGCCGATGAGGCGCTGCTGCGCGGCCAGATGCGCCGAAAGCTGGCGCGGGCGTTGCCCGAACTTCCCAGCATTTACCGCGTGCCGGTCATTCTGCGGGATATCCAGGGGTTATCGACCGAAGAGGCGAGCGCGAGGCTTGGCATCAAGGAACAGACCCTCAAGTCGCGGCTCCACCGTGGCCGCGCGTTTCTCCGGGCTCGCCTGACCGAATTCCGGGGCGGCCTGGAGATGCACCGGGCGATCCGGGCCGGCGTAGCCGCGGCATGA
- a CDS encoding threonine/serine dehydratase produces MRLTHVFAARQRIAPYIRHTPLVHSPWLSSQSGATVRLKLESLQVTNSFKARGAVNVAAARLEREAGDVGRSRFLVTASAGNHGRAMAYACERLGLRLVVFTPKHAPRAKLDPISAHGADLRAVASNYEEAELLAKQFAAAERITYISPYSHPDVIAGAATIGIEILEDWPEVETIMAPVGGGGLVSGIALAIKAASARVQVIGVEAEASPAFSTSLAAGRITEVTVKPTIADGLAGNMDPDSVTFDLVQRYVDRVVVAPERAIEEAVRGLMTHEHLVAEGAGAAAVAALAEGFQVTGRKVAVVLSGANIDSARLGALLMDRLE; encoded by the coding sequence ATGAGGCTGACGCACGTCTTCGCAGCACGGCAGCGCATCGCTCCGTACATCAGGCACACGCCGCTGGTCCACTCACCGTGGCTCTCGTCGCAATCGGGCGCGACGGTCAGGTTGAAGCTCGAGTCGCTCCAGGTGACCAACTCGTTCAAGGCTCGCGGCGCGGTCAACGTCGCTGCCGCACGGCTCGAGCGCGAAGCCGGCGATGTCGGGCGATCGCGCTTCCTCGTGACCGCGTCGGCAGGCAATCACGGACGGGCCATGGCCTACGCGTGCGAGCGTCTGGGGTTGCGGCTGGTGGTCTTCACGCCGAAGCACGCGCCGCGCGCCAAACTGGATCCGATTTCGGCGCATGGCGCGGATCTGCGGGCGGTCGCGTCAAACTACGAAGAGGCTGAATTGCTGGCGAAGCAATTCGCGGCCGCCGAGCGGATCACGTACATCTCGCCGTACAGCCACCCGGACGTGATTGCCGGCGCGGCCACGATCGGGATCGAGATCCTCGAAGACTGGCCGGAGGTTGAGACGATTATGGCTCCTGTCGGAGGGGGCGGATTGGTGAGCGGCATCGCCCTCGCCATCAAGGCCGCGTCAGCGCGCGTCCAGGTGATCGGCGTCGAAGCGGAGGCCTCCCCGGCCTTCTCCACCTCGCTCGCCGCGGGACGCATCACCGAGGTCACGGTGAAGCCGACAATTGCCGACGGGCTGGCCGGAAATATGGATCCCGACTCTGTCACCTTTGATCTGGTTCAACGCTACGTCGATCGGGTCGTCGTCGCACCTGAGCGCGCGATCGAGGAAGCGGTGCGCGGGTTGATGACGCACGAACATCTCGTGGCGGAGGGAGCCGGGGCAGCCGCCGTGGCCGCGCTCGCCGAAGGTTTTCAGGTCACGGGACGGAAGGTCGCGGTGGTGCTGTCGGGAGCCAACATCGATTCGGCGAGGCTTGGCGCGCTGCTCATGGATCGCCTGGAGTAG
- a CDS encoding dihydrolipoamide acetyltransferase family protein — translation MSDVVMPQMGESIAEGTIVRWIKKVGDRVDRDEPLFEISTDKVDAEIPSPSAGVLLEIRAKEGETVLVNSVVAVIGEAGAVAAAAPVPAKAIESPLQPAVPASPPPAPATAAPAAPPVTAAQVSAPVASAPSVGAAMAVPPVQPTAPSGSGLSGDQLRRIKSSPLVRRIADEHHIDISMMSGTGLGGRVTKQDILAHIEKGPATGGAAPQGAPLPAQAATHVPVFKAGDSVEVVPMSVMRRKIAEHMVFSKRTSAHVHSVFEVDYTRIATIREANKADYERQGVKLTFMSFLMKAAVDALKAVPIVNSSVDGDTIVYKKEINLGIAVALDWGLIVPVIKKADEKNMLGLSRAIQDLASRARAKQLKPEEVQGGTFTITNPGVFGAQFGMPIISQPQVAIMGVGHIEKRVAVIDDMIAIRTRGYLSLGYDHRIIDGAVADEFMSHVKRALENFEASAV, via the coding sequence ATGTCCGATGTCGTCATGCCGCAGATGGGCGAGTCGATCGCTGAGGGGACCATTGTTCGCTGGATCAAGAAGGTCGGCGACCGCGTCGATCGCGACGAGCCGCTGTTCGAAATTTCGACCGACAAGGTCGATGCCGAAATCCCCTCCCCGTCGGCCGGCGTACTGCTGGAGATACGAGCCAAGGAGGGAGAGACCGTTCTGGTGAACAGCGTCGTTGCGGTGATTGGCGAGGCTGGCGCGGTCGCCGCGGCCGCTCCCGTTCCCGCCAAGGCGATAGAGTCGCCATTGCAGCCGGCAGTGCCAGCTTCACCGCCGCCCGCTCCCGCCACTGCCGCGCCCGCCGCTCCGCCGGTCACTGCGGCCCAAGTTTCGGCGCCTGTCGCTTCGGCACCCTCTGTGGGGGCGGCGATGGCGGTCCCCCCGGTTCAGCCGACGGCACCGAGTGGCTCCGGGCTGTCTGGCGATCAGTTGCGGCGGATCAAGTCGTCCCCGCTTGTCCGCAGGATTGCCGACGAGCATCACATCGACATCTCGATGATGTCCGGCACCGGACTCGGCGGCCGCGTGACCAAGCAGGACATTCTCGCGCACATCGAGAAGGGACCGGCGACAGGAGGGGCGGCGCCACAGGGCGCGCCACTTCCGGCGCAGGCGGCGACTCATGTTCCGGTATTCAAGGCGGGAGACAGCGTAGAAGTCGTCCCGATGTCGGTGATGCGCAGGAAGATCGCCGAGCACATGGTGTTCAGCAAGCGAACCTCCGCGCACGTGCACTCGGTGTTTGAGGTCGACTACACGAGGATCGCGACGATCCGCGAGGCGAACAAGGCCGACTACGAACGACAGGGCGTCAAGCTCACCTTTATGTCGTTTCTGATGAAGGCGGCGGTCGACGCGCTCAAGGCGGTGCCCATCGTCAACAGTTCGGTTGACGGGGACACCATCGTATACAAGAAGGAGATCAACCTGGGCATCGCCGTCGCCCTTGATTGGGGCCTCATCGTCCCCGTCATCAAGAAGGCTGATGAGAAGAACATGCTGGGTCTGAGCCGGGCCATCCAGGATCTGGCGTCTCGCGCGCGGGCCAAGCAGCTCAAGCCCGAAGAGGTTCAAGGCGGGACGTTCACGATCACCAACCCCGGCGTGTTCGGCGCCCAGTTCGGCATGCCCATCATCAGCCAGCCGCAGGTGGCCATTATGGGAGTCGGCCACATCGAGAAGCGCGTTGCCGTCATCGACGACATGATTGCGATCCGAACCAGGGGGTACCTCTCGCTCGGGTACGACCATCGCATTATCGACGGCGCGGTGGCCGACGAGTTCATGTCGCACGTGAAGAGAGCGCTCGAGAATTTCGAGGCGAGTGCTGTGTAG
- a CDS encoding alpha/beta fold hydrolase: MVRFHSILAAIFVLGTAAQAPAQPQPASTQALPASFTVFMSGGAIGSEQVTVTASPEGWTIRATGRLGAPISLSTSRFELRYDRDWKPLSLEIDAALRGQPRMLRTAFANGKATSSIIQAGQESQKTDDVAIDTMVLPNMFFGAFEALALRLAAVSPGGQLKAYVAPEAEIAIRLDTISDERIQTASRMIVAKRYDITLINPKGTVAAEVWADEGSRLVRFRVPAQGLDVARDDVAAVSSRVERMARPTDEQTRIQASGFTLAATVSKPAAAGTGAAIRLPAVVLVPGSGPADRDETVSGVSIFAQLANAIADAGFLVIRYDKRGIGQSGGRDESATLVDYSDDVRAVVRYLTKRKDVDPKRVTLVGHSEGGLVSMLAASEERKNVAALALIATPGTTGADLVLEQQRHLLGGMNLSDEEKQRRMGLQKQIHAAVVTGNGWEAIPPPYRRQADTPWFKSFLTFDPARIMRKVPQPILIVQADRDREVMARHGQLLAGMAKARKNNPVSELSVVEGANHLLVPAATGEMDEYASLRDRAVSPGLIAALVGWLKDTLHVDIARPGR; this comes from the coding sequence ATGGTTCGATTCCATTCTATCCTCGCCGCGATTTTCGTCCTAGGAACCGCGGCGCAGGCGCCGGCGCAGCCGCAACCCGCATCCACGCAGGCCCTGCCTGCCAGTTTCACCGTCTTCATGTCGGGTGGCGCGATAGGTTCCGAGCAGGTGACCGTTACCGCATCGCCAGAAGGATGGACCATCAGGGCCACGGGCCGGCTTGGTGCGCCGATCAGCCTGTCGACGTCCCGCTTCGAACTCCGGTACGACCGTGATTGGAAGCCGCTCTCCCTCGAAATTGACGCGGCGTTGCGCGGACAGCCGCGAATGCTCCGAACGGCGTTCGCGAACGGGAAGGCCACCAGCAGCATCATCCAGGCCGGTCAGGAATCCCAGAAGACCGACGACGTGGCCATCGACACGATGGTGCTGCCGAACATGTTCTTCGGGGCCTTCGAAGCACTCGCCCTGCGGCTGGCGGCGGTCAGTCCCGGAGGCCAGCTCAAAGCCTACGTCGCGCCTGAGGCTGAAATTGCGATCCGCCTCGACACCATCAGTGACGAACGCATCCAGACGGCGTCGCGGATGATCGTCGCAAAGCGGTATGACATCACGTTGATCAATCCCAAGGGGACCGTGGCGGCCGAGGTGTGGGCGGACGAAGGCAGCAGGCTGGTTCGTTTCCGCGTGCCGGCCCAGGGACTCGATGTGGCCCGCGATGATGTCGCGGCAGTCTCGTCGCGGGTCGAGCGGATGGCACGACCGACGGACGAACAAACGCGCATCCAGGCCAGCGGTTTCACGCTTGCCGCCACTGTCTCCAAGCCGGCCGCGGCAGGAACCGGAGCGGCCATCCGGTTGCCGGCGGTGGTCCTTGTGCCGGGGTCCGGCCCGGCCGATCGCGACGAGACCGTCTCTGGTGTGTCGATCTTCGCGCAGTTGGCCAACGCGATCGCCGACGCGGGCTTCCTGGTGATTCGTTACGACAAGCGCGGGATCGGACAAAGCGGCGGCCGAGACGAGTCGGCGACGTTGGTGGACTACTCAGACGATGTGCGCGCGGTCGTGAGGTACCTGACGAAGCGCAAAGACGTGGATCCGAAACGCGTCACACTCGTTGGCCACAGCGAGGGTGGACTGGTCAGCATGCTGGCGGCATCCGAGGAAAGGAAGAATGTCGCGGCGCTCGCGCTCATCGCAACACCCGGCACAACCGGCGCGGATCTTGTGCTCGAGCAGCAGCGTCACCTGCTGGGCGGAATGAACCTGTCCGACGAGGAGAAGCAACGGAGGATGGGTCTGCAGAAGCAGATCCATGCGGCGGTCGTTACCGGCAATGGGTGGGAAGCCATCCCGCCCCCGTACAGGCGACAGGCCGACACGCCGTGGTTCAAGAGCTTCCTCACGTTCGACCCCGCCAGGATCATGCGCAAGGTGCCACAGCCGATCCTCATCGTCCAGGCCGATCGCGATCGGGAGGTGATGGCTCGCCACGGTCAACTGCTGGCCGGCATGGCGAAAGCACGCAAGAACAACCCGGTCTCGGAGCTTTCGGTGGTGGAAGGCGCCAATCACCTGCTGGTGCCGGCCGCGACCGGGGAGATGGACGAGTACGCGTCGCTGCGGGACCGCGCTGTCAGCCCCGGGCTGATTGCCGCGCTGGTCGGCTGGCTGAAGGACACGCTTCATGTGGATATTGCGCGCCCTGGGCGTTGA
- a CDS encoding FHA domain-containing protein, translating to MWILRALGVEPENALTFRLMPGHVKTAGRSSRSDFIIDAPLVSRLHCRFTVSPEGIVELQDLDSTNGTWVNGDRVQRATLAEGAVLTIGRAELMLERDDRGHHS from the coding sequence ATGTGGATATTGCGCGCCCTGGGCGTTGAACCTGAGAATGCCCTGACGTTCCGGCTGATGCCGGGTCACGTCAAGACGGCCGGCCGCTCGTCGCGGTCGGACTTCATCATCGATGCGCCGCTGGTGTCGAGGTTGCACTGCCGGTTCACGGTGTCGCCGGAGGGCATCGTCGAGCTGCAGGATCTCGACAGCACGAATGGCACGTGGGTCAATGGAGACCGGGTGCAGCGAGCCACGCTCGCGGAAGGGGCGGTGTTGACGATCGGGCGCGCCGAGTTGATGCTCGAGCGCGACGATCGGGGCCATCACTCCTGA
- a CDS encoding cob(I)yrinic acid a,c-diamide adenosyltransferase, translated as MKIYTRTGDAGTTNLVDGARIAKSDPRVDACGEVDEANAVLGLVRALSLDRDLDDMLVQVQRDLFALGSRLADPAGKIATHPERTALGQQDVVRLEGWIDRLEGELTPLRRFILPGGAAPGAALHVARTVFRRAERRIVALGAVEPLLLAYANRLSDLFFVMARVTNARAGVPEVEW; from the coding sequence ATGAAGATCTACACTCGAACCGGCGACGCGGGCACCACGAACCTGGTTGACGGCGCCAGGATCGCGAAGTCCGACCCGCGGGTGGACGCTTGTGGCGAGGTCGACGAGGCCAACGCGGTGCTCGGTCTGGTCAGGGCTCTAAGCCTCGATCGCGACCTCGACGACATGCTGGTGCAGGTCCAGCGGGACCTGTTCGCGCTCGGATCCCGGCTGGCGGATCCAGCCGGGAAGATTGCGACGCATCCCGAACGGACCGCACTCGGACAACAGGACGTGGTTCGGCTCGAGGGGTGGATCGACCGACTCGAAGGAGAACTCACGCCGCTCCGCCGCTTCATTCTTCCCGGGGGGGCGGCGCCCGGCGCTGCGCTTCACGTAGCGCGAACCGTCTTTCGCCGCGCCGAACGCCGCATCGTCGCGCTCGGCGCCGTGGAACCGCTGCTGCTGGCCTACGCCAATCGTCTCTCCGATCTGTTCTTTGTCATGGCCCGGGTCACCAACGCCCGGGCGGGCGTGCCCGAGGTCGAGTGGTGA
- a CDS encoding protein kinase: protein MSQAIGHYDILAVVGTGRQGTVYRARDTRIGRTVAVRVLGDVIPDPLHRTRLVDSIRPYTALSHSNIATLFEVGEHEGRVYLVYEFVAGETLSALESGRALNVRRALDLAVQVADALAEAHACNLIHGALTPTSICVTSKGRAKVLDFGLAERSQPQDTAGVAYLSPEQIQGLPVDHRTDIFAFGAVICEMLTGREPFVGSNPGGTGPGFGQSPRTVPSLTNPAVPHSLDAIVAKALARDPFDRHQSAAEMAAALRATSEAVRARDAATEPAEPAPRQGARWVRMGLVSLFLVAGAALAVWHWQNVLLKTWHGHFGPRPTPLVVALPFTIGGGEVTRPYFGPGLAEDLMMRLGQTTGVTTLGRSSIRAFAGRSPQSVARDVEASVALTGVISPSDPDWKRLEVSISLIDLADGETIWNRSYTAETGDIIALETRMVRDISGRLGIAFAQTSTTDRAALRIVAPAAFDAYLQAREALAAQDASRAIQLFEGAIAADSSMFEAQTGLVEALSIGAAFEGRLGFAEVSSQMREAAEQAATADPDAASVQFALGLSSPTLHEALSRLRRAIEIDRSYVAAYSAIADLLRDVDPARSMRFARRVVELDPVSPLAHYQLATGYIAQGEFEQGLTEAARGQALAPSLPWWDTLRDRVRIARPPTGNAAVRGAARSGADLPPAALMLASSLLLDGRTADAAAAIINITRLYPTACDPWAMLAGIPRSGADRTDGRRLGEQILTHAGKVEDPAPLARCAAMTAAALHDAARTAAWIERAAGSDRVLRMWGATNGVMSPRAAIHQQLFPWRNVTANPGVIAAVAALDASYARTRDDAARLLEGLLEQSAVR from the coding sequence ATGAGTCAGGCAATCGGCCACTACGACATTCTCGCTGTCGTCGGCACCGGTCGACAAGGAACCGTCTACCGGGCGCGCGATACGCGAATCGGCCGTACCGTGGCGGTCCGCGTGCTGGGCGATGTCATTCCCGACCCGCTGCATCGCACGCGCCTGGTCGACAGCATCAGGCCGTACACGGCGCTCTCCCACTCCAACATCGCCACGCTGTTCGAAGTGGGCGAGCATGAGGGCCGCGTCTACCTGGTGTACGAGTTCGTGGCGGGCGAGACGCTGTCGGCGCTGGAATCGGGCCGGGCGCTCAATGTCCGTCGCGCGCTGGACCTCGCCGTGCAGGTGGCGGATGCGCTTGCAGAGGCACACGCCTGCAACCTCATCCACGGCGCACTGACTCCCACGTCCATCTGCGTCACGTCGAAAGGCCGCGCGAAGGTCCTGGATTTTGGCCTCGCCGAACGAAGCCAGCCGCAGGACACCGCCGGGGTCGCCTATCTGTCGCCAGAACAGATCCAGGGTCTGCCGGTCGACCACCGGACGGACATCTTCGCGTTCGGTGCGGTCATCTGCGAGATGCTCACGGGACGTGAGCCGTTCGTGGGGTCGAACCCAGGCGGCACCGGTCCCGGTTTCGGGCAATCTCCCCGCACGGTGCCGAGTCTGACCAACCCAGCGGTGCCGCATTCCCTTGACGCCATCGTCGCCAAGGCGCTCGCCAGGGACCCTTTCGACCGGCACCAGAGCGCCGCCGAAATGGCCGCCGCGCTGCGTGCTACGTCTGAGGCGGTGCGGGCCCGCGATGCGGCCACCGAGCCGGCCGAGCCAGCTCCGCGACAGGGCGCACGATGGGTCCGAATGGGACTGGTGAGTCTCTTCCTGGTTGCTGGCGCGGCGTTGGCGGTCTGGCATTGGCAGAACGTTCTGCTGAAGACCTGGCACGGGCACTTCGGGCCACGGCCGACCCCGCTCGTGGTGGCGTTGCCCTTCACCATCGGCGGCGGAGAGGTCACGCGGCCGTACTTCGGGCCCGGACTGGCCGAAGACCTGATGATGCGTCTCGGTCAGACGACGGGCGTGACCACGCTCGGGCGATCGTCGATTCGGGCATTTGCCGGCCGATCGCCTCAGTCGGTGGCCCGGGACGTGGAGGCGAGCGTGGCGCTGACCGGAGTGATCTCGCCATCCGATCCGGACTGGAAGAGGCTGGAGGTCAGCATCAGCCTGATTGACCTGGCCGACGGCGAGACGATCTGGAATCGGAGCTACACCGCGGAGACCGGCGACATCATCGCGCTCGAGACGCGGATGGTCAGGGACATCTCCGGCCGCCTCGGCATCGCGTTCGCTCAAACGTCCACGACCGATCGCGCCGCCCTCCGGATCGTCGCCCCGGCAGCGTTCGACGCCTACTTGCAGGCGCGCGAGGCGCTGGCCGCGCAGGACGCCAGCCGTGCCATCCAGCTGTTCGAAGGCGCGATCGCGGCAGACTCCTCGATGTTCGAGGCGCAGACCGGACTGGTCGAGGCGTTGTCGATCGGTGCCGCGTTCGAGGGGCGCCTCGGATTTGCGGAAGTGTCGAGCCAGATGCGCGAAGCCGCCGAGCAGGCCGCGACGGCCGATCCGGATGCCGCATCGGTCCAGTTTGCCCTCGGCCTGTCGTCGCCAACGTTGCACGAAGCGCTGTCGCGACTGCGCCGGGCGATCGAGATCGATCGATCGTACGTCGCCGCGTACTCGGCGATTGCGGACCTGTTGAGAGATGTCGATCCCGCCAGATCGATGAGGTTCGCCAGGCGCGTCGTCGAGCTCGATCCGGTATCGCCACTGGCGCACTATCAACTCGCCACCGGCTACATCGCGCAGGGTGAATTCGAACAGGGCCTGACGGAGGCAGCTCGAGGTCAGGCGCTGGCACCCTCATTGCCGTGGTGGGACACCCTGCGGGACCGCGTCCGGATTGCGCGCCCGCCGACTGGGAACGCGGCCGTTCGCGGGGCGGCAAGGTCGGGAGCGGATCTGCCCCCGGCCGCGCTCATGCTTGCGTCCTCACTGCTGCTCGACGGCCGCACGGCCGATGCGGCCGCCGCCATCATCAACATTACGCGGCTGTACCCCACCGCCTGCGACCCGTGGGCGATGCTCGCCGGCATCCCGAGATCCGGCGCCGACCGCACCGACGGCCGCAGACTCGGAGAGCAAATCCTGACACACGCTGGAAAGGTTGAAGATCCCGCGCCATTGGCCCGCTGCGCCGCGATGACCGCGGCGGCGCTTCATGACGCCGCACGGACAGCGGCGTGGATCGAGCGCGCGGCCGGCTCTGATCGGGTGTTGCGGATGTGGGGCGCGACCAACGGCGTCATGAGCCCGCGTGCGGCAATCCACCAGCAGCTCTTCCCCTGGCGCAACGTCACCGCCAATCCCGGCGTCATCGCCGCGGTGGCGGCGCTCGACGCCAGCTACGCCCGCACCCGGGATGACGCGGCCAGACTCCTCGAAGGGCTCCTGGAACAATCAGCCGTCCGATAG
- the lipB gene encoding lipoyl(octanoyl) transferase LipB, which translates to MSSTRPLTVRRLGLISYAEGLELQRALVARRIAGDVGDELLLLQHPHVLTFGVKAGESRQHVLATPGRLAELGVEIHETGRGGDVTYHGPGQIVGYPILSLKPDRCDVHRYVRDLEEVMIRVTGDYGFAARRIQGLTGAWVGAEKIGAIGVRIQRWVTSHGFAFNVNTDLDFFKLIVPCGISDRGVTSLGRLTGRDLRIDEVEDRLIAAFCDVFQRTNTN; encoded by the coding sequence ATGTCGTCAACCCGCCCGCTCACCGTCCGACGTCTGGGACTGATCTCCTACGCCGAAGGCCTCGAGCTTCAGCGGGCACTGGTCGCGAGGCGCATCGCCGGCGACGTCGGCGACGAACTGCTCCTGCTGCAGCATCCGCACGTGCTGACGTTCGGCGTCAAGGCAGGGGAGAGCCGGCAGCACGTGCTGGCTACGCCCGGACGGCTTGCCGAACTGGGAGTCGAGATCCACGAGACCGGCCGCGGCGGCGACGTGACCTATCACGGTCCCGGCCAGATCGTCGGCTACCCGATTCTGAGCCTCAAGCCCGACCGGTGCGACGTCCATCGCTACGTGCGGGATCTTGAAGAGGTGATGATTCGAGTGACAGGCGACTACGGATTCGCCGCCCGGCGAATCCAGGGGCTGACCGGGGCATGGGTCGGGGCCGAGAAGATCGGGGCGATTGGCGTCCGCATCCAGCGCTGGGTGACCAGCCACGGCTTTGCGTTCAACGTGAATACAGATCTCGACTTCTTCAAGCTGATTGTCCCGTGCGGAATCTCCGACCGGGGTGTGACCTCGCTGGGGCGGCTCACCGGGCGCGACCTGCGGATTGACGAAGTGGAAGATCGCCTGATTGCGGCGTTCTGCGACGTCTTTCAACGCACAAACACAAACTGA
- a CDS encoding MBL fold metallo-hydrolase gives MLFETRAAAPFFKNGFLLGCETTRKAIVIDPGDEAQELVDLIERGRLTVDYILLTHAHMDHVSGVARMKRATGAPIGLHHDDLFLYDLAVQQGLMFGYTVEPPPKPDFFYQAGVPLAFGRYEVRVHHTPGHSPGGVALQVGPAGTNGRDVFVGDSLFAGSIGRTDLTGGDADTLINSIRTVLFALGDDAVVYPGHGPQTTIGEERRNNPFLQE, from the coding sequence ATGCTCTTCGAGACCCGCGCCGCTGCTCCCTTCTTCAAGAACGGCTTCCTGCTTGGCTGCGAGACCACTCGCAAGGCCATCGTCATCGACCCTGGAGACGAGGCGCAGGAGCTCGTCGACCTCATTGAACGCGGCCGCCTGACCGTCGATTACATCCTGCTGACGCACGCCCATATGGATCACGTGAGCGGCGTCGCCAGGATGAAGCGGGCCACCGGCGCCCCCATCGGGCTTCATCACGACGACCTCTTTCTCTACGATCTTGCCGTGCAGCAGGGGCTGATGTTCGGCTACACGGTCGAGCCGCCGCCGAAGCCGGATTTCTTCTATCAGGCCGGCGTGCCGCTCGCATTTGGCAGGTACGAGGTGCGCGTGCACCATACGCCCGGCCACAGCCCGGGCGGCGTGGCCCTGCAGGTCGGCCCCGCCGGCACCAACGGCCGCGACGTGTTCGTCGGCGACTCACTATTTGCGGGATCGATCGGCCGGACCGATCTGACAGGCGGCGACGCCGACACGCTGATCAATTCGATTCGGACGGTGCTGTTTGCCCTCGGGGATGACGCCGTCGTCTACCCGGGGCACGGGCCGCAGACGACGATCGGCGAGGAAAGGCGCAACAACCCGTTTCTTCAGGAGTGA